Proteins from one Flavobacterium branchiarum genomic window:
- a CDS encoding adenylate kinase, with protein sequence MINIVLFGKPGAGKGTQAEFLKEKYKLTHLSTGDIFRFNLKNDTDLGKKARVFMDNGELVPCAVTTAMLIDEVKKHPDTAGFLFDGYPRTLEQAEALDKFLPTIGTSVTATIALEADDEVLVARLLERGKTSGRVDDQDEEKIRVRYQEYNEKTAPLIGYYKEQNKFHAVNGIGTVEEITERLTSVIDNL encoded by the coding sequence ATGATTAATATTGTTTTATTTGGAAAACCTGGTGCAGGAAAAGGAACTCAGGCAGAATTTTTAAAAGAAAAATACAAATTAACACATCTTTCAACAGGAGATATTTTTCGTTTTAATTTAAAAAACGATACAGATTTGGGAAAGAAAGCTAGAGTTTTTATGGATAATGGAGAATTGGTTCCATGTGCAGTAACAACGGCTATGTTAATTGATGAGGTGAAAAAACACCCAGATACTGCAGGTTTTTTGTTTGACGGTTATCCAAGAACATTAGAACAAGCTGAAGCATTAGATAAGTTTTTACCAACTATTGGTACGAGTGTTACAGCAACAATCGCTTTAGAAGCTGATGATGAGGTTTTAGTAGCTCGTTTATTAGAAAGAGGTAAAACTAGTGGAAGAGTTGATGATCAAGATGAAGAGAAAATTCGTGTTAGATATCAAGAATATAATGAAAAAACAGCTCCGTTAATTGGATATTATAAAGAGCAAAATAAATTTCACGCTGTAAACGGAATCGGAACTGTAGAAGAAATAACCGAGCGTTTGACTAGTGTAATTGATAATTTGTAA
- the purE gene encoding 5-(carboxyamino)imidazole ribonucleotide mutase encodes MSKVAVIMGSISDMPVMQDAIDILKGFDIAVEVDIVSAHRTPEKLVDFSKNAHLNGVSVIIAGAGGAAHLPGMVASMSPLPVIGVPVKSSNSIDGWDSVLSILQMPGGVPVATVALNGAKNAGILAAQIIGSHDKVVLDKIIAYKESLKEAVYKSSEGLKK; translated from the coding sequence ATGAGCAAAGTAGCCGTAATAATGGGAAGCATCTCTGACATGCCAGTAATGCAAGATGCTATCGATATATTAAAAGGATTTGATATCGCTGTAGAAGTTGATATTGTTTCTGCACACAGAACACCTGAGAAATTAGTTGATTTTAGTAAAAATGCGCACCTAAATGGTGTCTCTGTAATTATTGCTGGAGCTGGTGGAGCAGCTCATTTACCTGGAATGGTAGCATCGATGTCGCCTTTACCAGTAATTGGAGTTCCAGTAAAATCTAGCAACTCAATCGATGGTTGGGATAGTGTTTTATCTATTCTACAAATGCCAGGTGGCGTTCCTGTTGCAACTGTTGCCTTAAATGGAGCTAAAAATGCAGGAATTCTTGCAGCGCAAATCATCGGAAGCCATGATAAAGTGGTTTTAGATAAAATCATCGCCTATAAAGAAAGCCTAAAAGAAGCGGTTTACAAATCTTCTGAAGGTTTAAAAAAATAA
- a CDS encoding DUF1090 family protein, whose translation MTLKTKFLSALFLVISFVGFSQSNCKQLSGCERKLCELNTKLEYAKKRGNQNEIRGIENAISQTKKNCTTKTVNKDLEKKVKEKQQKVNEKTADLNKAIKDNESKEKINKKKKKLEEAKAELNKALLEQKTK comes from the coding sequence ATGACATTAAAAACTAAATTTTTATCCGCACTATTTTTAGTCATTTCATTCGTAGGCTTCTCACAAAGTAATTGCAAACAATTAAGTGGTTGCGAAAGAAAATTATGCGAACTGAACACTAAATTAGAATATGCTAAAAAAAGAGGCAATCAAAACGAAATTAGAGGAATTGAAAATGCTATCTCACAAACCAAGAAAAACTGCACAACTAAAACAGTTAATAAAGACCTAGAAAAGAAAGTAAAAGAGAAACAGCAAAAAGTAAACGAAAAAACGGCAGATTTAAACAAAGCGATTAAAGACAACGAGAGCAAAGAAAAAATCAATAAGAAAAAGAAAAAATTAGAAGAAGCAAAAGCCGAATTGAATAAAGCGCTTTTAGAACAAAAAACGAAATAA
- a CDS encoding tyrosinase family protein: MPTTKLNIRKSIAELQRDYESGNKTELENLMRAWKGIKELPAENEHSFFRIGGFHGEPFRGAGWGSSAYWGGYCNHGNVLFPTWHRVYILKIEQALQSIEGCKTVMLPYWDETDEESLKKGIPKCLTDEFFVLDGKKIANPLRSFIFPKNIVDNIQGENNLYNKPKGYETVRYPLSGLVGTEKDRAETDAHNAKFPDYNKNVAILNDNVLNWLNSFIIVKGKKIETNVNKKFRDCLNAPNFTVFSNTTSVSEWNANLEEGQDLVVSLESPHNSIHLAVGGCDLPTYDRSPIPGANGDMGENDTAGLDPIFYFHHCNIDRVFWLWQKKHGFTDHLEIFPEYPGTNTVDSQGPTPGMAPNSWLNLESPLNPFTIIEDKKERPYNSLDCINIEKQLGLTYSVGSLEESNEKKLLANEEEDSKIIKVSRINKAPIRGSFLISAFVMVDGKKEHLGTEAVLSRWSSQYCANCQTHLEVKAFFKLPIPKEDGKNLLTASLVNSVEIEIYGRDGQLNDAGNGTENRLFKDTGKPPVSFHMEIV; this comes from the coding sequence ATGCCTACTACAAAATTAAATATCAGAAAATCTATTGCAGAATTACAAAGAGATTATGAAAGCGGTAATAAAACCGAATTAGAAAATTTAATGCGCGCTTGGAAAGGAATTAAAGAACTTCCTGCAGAAAATGAGCATTCTTTTTTTAGAATTGGAGGTTTTCATGGTGAGCCTTTTAGAGGTGCTGGGTGGGGAAGTAGTGCCTATTGGGGCGGTTATTGCAATCACGGAAATGTATTGTTTCCAACATGGCATCGAGTTTATATTCTTAAAATAGAACAAGCCTTGCAAAGTATTGAAGGTTGCAAAACAGTAATGCTACCTTATTGGGATGAAACTGATGAAGAATCATTAAAAAAAGGAATTCCAAAATGCTTAACAGATGAGTTTTTTGTACTTGACGGTAAAAAAATTGCCAACCCTTTGCGCTCCTTTATTTTTCCTAAAAACATTGTTGATAATATACAAGGCGAGAATAATTTGTATAACAAACCCAAAGGATACGAAACAGTTCGTTATCCATTATCGGGCTTGGTAGGTACCGAAAAAGATCGTGCCGAAACGGATGCGCACAATGCTAAATTTCCCGATTATAATAAAAATGTAGCGATTCTAAATGATAATGTGTTAAACTGGTTGAACTCCTTTATAATTGTAAAAGGAAAAAAGATTGAAACTAATGTAAATAAGAAATTTAGAGATTGTTTGAATGCACCAAATTTTACAGTTTTTTCAAATACAACTTCTGTTTCTGAATGGAATGCGAATCTTGAAGAAGGTCAAGACTTGGTCGTCTCTCTCGAATCTCCACATAATAGTATTCATCTTGCAGTGGGTGGTTGTGATTTACCAACCTATGACCGTTCGCCTATTCCTGGTGCAAATGGAGATATGGGGGAGAATGATACTGCAGGATTAGATCCAATCTTTTATTTTCACCATTGTAATATAGACCGTGTATTTTGGCTTTGGCAGAAAAAACATGGATTTACAGATCACCTTGAGATTTTTCCTGAATATCCAGGAACAAATACAGTTGATAGTCAGGGGCCAACGCCAGGGATGGCTCCTAATTCATGGCTTAATTTAGAGAGCCCGCTTAATCCGTTTACGATTATCGAAGACAAGAAAGAAAGACCTTATAATTCTTTGGACTGTATTAACATCGAAAAACAGTTGGGATTAACTTACAGTGTTGGGTCTCTTGAAGAATCAAATGAAAAGAAACTTTTAGCAAATGAAGAAGAAGATTCAAAAATCATTAAAGTGTCAAGAATCAATAAGGCTCCGATAAGAGGTTCTTTTTTGATTTCTGCTTTTGTAATGGTTGATGGCAAAAAAGAACATCTGGGTACAGAAGCTGTATTAAGTCGTTGGAGTTCGCAATATTGTGCCAATTGCCAAACGCATCTGGAGGTAAAAGCATTTTTTAAATTGCCAATTCCAAAAGAGGATGGAAAGAATTTATTAACGGCTTCTTTAGTTAATAGTGTTGAAATAGAAATTTATGGAAGAGATGGGCAACTTAATGATGCTGGAAATGGTACGGAAAATAGATTGTTTAAAGATACTGGAAAACCGCCAGTGAGTTTCCATATGGAAATAGTTTAA
- a CDS encoding YqjF family protein, giving the protein MSFLTAEWKNLALFNYEINAKILEKYVPPGTEIDLWDNKCYVSLVGFLFKNTKVLGIKIPFHIDFEEVNLRFYVKRLEKGTWKRGVIFIKEIVPKTAITFIANTLYKEHYQTNKMKHAIIESKDSKTFVYQWMYQNKWNTIEVETETTQKEIKINSEAEFITEHYFGYTKYDKNTTYEYEVTHPRWKQLQLINYKIDVDFEDNYGNDFAFLNGVKPLSAFLAVGSKISVENKKKIKI; this is encoded by the coding sequence ATGAGCTTCTTAACCGCCGAATGGAAAAATTTAGCATTATTCAATTATGAGATCAATGCTAAAATACTTGAGAAATATGTTCCGCCTGGAACCGAAATTGATTTATGGGATAACAAGTGTTACGTAAGTCTAGTTGGTTTTTTGTTTAAAAACACGAAAGTATTAGGCATAAAAATCCCTTTTCATATCGACTTCGAAGAGGTAAACCTGCGCTTTTACGTTAAACGGTTAGAAAAGGGCACTTGGAAACGTGGTGTTATTTTCATAAAAGAAATAGTTCCTAAAACTGCTATTACTTTTATTGCAAACACTTTATATAAAGAGCACTATCAAACTAATAAAATGAAACATGCTATTATTGAGAGTAAAGACTCTAAAACTTTTGTTTATCAATGGATGTATCAAAATAAATGGAATACGATAGAAGTTGAAACTGAAACAACTCAAAAAGAAATAAAAATTAACTCAGAAGCAGAATTCATTACCGAACATTATTTTGGATATACTAAATATGATAAGAATACTACCTATGAATATGAGGTAACACATCCAAGATGGAAACAACTTCAACTTATTAATTATAAAATTGATGTTGATTTTGAAGACAACTACGGAAATGATTTTGCATTCCTTAATGGGGTAAAACCTCTCTCTGCATTTTTAGCAGTAGGTTCTAAAATTAGTGTTGAGAACAAGAAAAAAATTAAGATATAA
- a CDS encoding TIGR01777 family oxidoreductase, translating to MSKLVIAAGTGFLGQALVNHFKNKFEEIVILTRGKSKIIDTIKYVNWNAKTFSGWENELENTTVLINMAGKSVDCRYTKENKREILLSRIDSTRILNEAVLNCKTPPKHWLNSSTATIYRFSLDKEMDEINGEVGNDFSINVALSWEKAFFKTETTNTLKTALRTSIVLGRQGGALIPLKRLAKFGLGGKQGKGNQFVSWIHETDFVRAVDFVIQKEITGVVNIVSPKPIPNTDFMKELRKAVDCSIGIPISEPLLKFGAVLIGTETELVLKSRNVIPKRLQENDFVFEFDTLEKALKNLI from the coding sequence ATGAGCAAACTAGTCATCGCAGCTGGAACAGGATTTTTAGGACAAGCATTAGTCAATCATTTCAAAAATAAATTTGAAGAAATTGTAATTCTTACTCGAGGAAAATCTAAAATAATCGACACCATTAAATACGTCAATTGGAACGCGAAAACTTTTTCTGGATGGGAAAACGAGCTTGAAAATACAACCGTTTTAATAAACATGGCAGGAAAATCTGTAGATTGCCGTTATACCAAAGAAAACAAAAGAGAAATTTTGCTATCACGAATTGATAGTACTAGAATTCTAAACGAAGCTGTTTTAAATTGCAAAACACCACCTAAGCATTGGCTAAATTCATCAACAGCTACTATTTATCGTTTCTCTTTAGATAAAGAAATGGATGAAATTAACGGAGAAGTCGGAAATGATTTCTCTATTAACGTTGCTTTATCTTGGGAAAAGGCTTTTTTTAAAACAGAAACAACAAACACCTTAAAGACTGCCTTGCGAACATCTATCGTATTAGGAAGACAAGGAGGTGCTTTGATTCCGTTAAAGAGATTAGCCAAATTTGGTTTAGGTGGAAAACAAGGAAAAGGAAATCAATTTGTAAGCTGGATTCATGAAACTGATTTTGTACGAGCAGTAGATTTCGTAATTCAGAAAGAAATCACCGGAGTTGTAAACATTGTTTCTCCTAAGCCAATTCCGAATACCGATTTCATGAAGGAACTTCGTAAAGCGGTTGATTGTTCAATTGGAATTCCGATAAGTGAACCGTTATTAAAATTTGGAGCTGTTCTAATTGGAACTGAAACCGAATTAGTTTTAAAGAGCCGTAATGTGATTCCAAAACGATTACAAGAAAATGACTTTGTATTTGAATTTGATACGCTAGAAAAGGCGTTAAAAAACTTAATATAA
- a CDS encoding M3 family metallopeptidase, whose product MSILTNYFNTKHNTAPFSEIKIEDYVPAFQEGITLAKAEIDAIVNNTEAPTFKNTIEAMDYTGDILDRVSSIFFNLNSAETSDEMQKIAQEVSPLLSEFGNDITLNAALFAKIKAVYNQKESLNLNPEQTTLLDKKYKSFSRNGANLPEEKKNQLREIDKELSKLSLQFGENVLAETNAFELHLTNESDLAGLPEGTIEAARSLAKSQNKEGWIFTLDHPSYVPFMTYADNRELRKKLAIAFGAKAFKNNEFDNQEIVLKIVKLRFERANLLGYKTHAHFVLEERMAENPEKVFSFSNDLLAKAKPAAKKEFEQLTAFAKELDGIEQLEKWDGAYYSEKLKQQLFNLDDEKLKPYFQLEKVLNGAFTIAGKLYGLTFTEVFDIDKYHEEVMTYEVTNDKNELVSIFYADFFPRKGKRNGAWMTSFKSQYRKDGVNERPHISNVCNFTKPTETKPSLLTFNEVTTLFHEFGHGLHGMLADTTYPSLSGTSVYWDFVELPSQIMENWCYEPEALALFANHYETGEVIPMEYVNKIKESASFQEGLATLRQLSFGLLDMAWHGQDPTAITDLKAFETEQFKDTQLYPDVKENAMSTAFSHIFQGGYSSGYYSYKWAEVLDADAFEYFQEKGIFNKEVATKFKDNVLSKGGTEHPMILYKRFRGQEPKPEALLKRAGLI is encoded by the coding sequence ATGAGCATCTTAACAAACTACTTCAATACAAAACACAATACAGCGCCTTTTTCGGAAATTAAAATCGAAGACTACGTTCCTGCTTTTCAAGAAGGAATTACTTTAGCGAAAGCTGAAATAGATGCAATTGTAAACAATACTGAAGCTCCAACATTCAAGAATACTATTGAAGCAATGGATTATACAGGAGACATCCTAGACCGCGTTTCAAGTATTTTCTTCAATTTAAATTCAGCAGAAACTAGCGACGAGATGCAAAAAATCGCGCAAGAAGTTTCGCCACTATTATCAGAATTCGGAAATGACATCACATTAAACGCTGCTTTATTTGCTAAAATAAAAGCTGTTTATAACCAAAAGGAGAGTTTAAATCTAAATCCAGAGCAAACTACACTTTTAGATAAAAAATATAAAAGTTTTTCAAGAAACGGAGCTAATTTACCTGAAGAAAAGAAAAACCAATTACGTGAAATCGACAAAGAGTTATCTAAATTAAGTCTACAATTTGGCGAGAATGTTTTAGCTGAAACAAACGCTTTCGAATTACATTTAACAAACGAAAGTGACTTAGCTGGATTACCAGAAGGAACTATCGAAGCAGCTCGCTCATTGGCTAAAAGTCAAAATAAAGAAGGTTGGATTTTTACTCTAGATCATCCAAGCTATGTTCCGTTTATGACTTATGCTGACAACCGTGAATTGCGTAAAAAACTTGCAATCGCTTTTGGAGCAAAAGCTTTCAAAAATAATGAATTCGACAATCAAGAAATTGTTCTTAAAATCGTTAAGCTACGTTTTGAAAGAGCCAATTTACTAGGATATAAAACGCATGCCCATTTTGTTCTTGAAGAACGTATGGCCGAAAACCCAGAAAAAGTATTCTCTTTCTCTAATGATTTATTGGCTAAAGCGAAGCCTGCTGCCAAAAAAGAATTTGAACAACTTACTGCTTTCGCAAAAGAGCTAGACGGAATCGAACAATTAGAAAAATGGGATGGTGCTTATTATTCAGAAAAATTAAAACAACAGCTTTTTAATTTAGATGATGAAAAATTAAAACCTTACTTTCAATTAGAAAAAGTACTAAACGGTGCTTTTACAATTGCAGGAAAACTATACGGACTTACTTTTACTGAAGTATTTGACATTGACAAATACCACGAAGAAGTAATGACTTACGAAGTAACGAACGATAAAAACGAATTAGTTTCTATTTTCTACGCTGATTTTTTCCCAAGAAAAGGAAAACGAAATGGGGCTTGGATGACATCGTTTAAATCTCAATATAGAAAAGACGGAGTAAACGAAAGACCGCATATTTCAAACGTATGTAACTTTACAAAACCTACAGAAACGAAACCTTCATTACTAACTTTTAATGAGGTAACAACTTTGTTTCATGAATTCGGTCACGGATTACACGGAATGTTAGCTGATACAACTTACCCAAGCTTATCAGGAACCTCTGTTTATTGGGATTTTGTAGAATTACCAAGTCAGATTATGGAAAACTGGTGTTATGAGCCAGAAGCTTTAGCATTGTTTGCTAATCACTATGAAACAGGTGAAGTCATTCCGATGGAGTATGTAAACAAAATTAAAGAAAGTGCTAGTTTTCAAGAAGGATTAGCCACATTACGTCAGTTAAGCTTTGGATTATTAGATATGGCTTGGCACGGACAAGATCCAACTGCAATTACCGATTTAAAAGCATTTGAAACGGAACAATTTAAAGACACGCAATTATATCCTGATGTGAAAGAAAATGCCATGAGTACTGCATTTTCACATATTTTCCAAGGAGGTTATTCTTCTGGATATTACAGCTACAAATGGGCCGAAGTTCTAGATGCTGATGCTTTTGAATACTTTCAAGAAAAAGGAATTTTCAATAAAGAGGTGGCAACTAAATTTAAAGACAACGTACTTTCAAAAGGAGGAACGGAGCATCCGATGATTTTATACAAACGCTTTAGAGGTCAAGAACCAAAACCTGAAGCTTTATTAAAAAGAGCAGGATTGATATAA
- a CDS encoding 5-(carboxyamino)imidazole ribonucleotide synthase, with amino-acid sequence MNYFSSDFKLGILGGGQLGKMLLFDTRKFDIQTYVLDPSDEAPSKIACNKFFQGDLMDFETVYNFGKQVDVLTFEIELVNLEALEKLESEGVKVYPSPKTLRGIQNKGIQKDFYSKNNIPTAPFERFENLESLKSNAQNLKLPFVWKCTEFGYDGNGVKVIRQISDLDNLPNVECIAETMVPFKNELAVIVCRNPSGEIKTYPVVEMEFHPEANQVEYVICPARIDEKVAQKARAIALNVSEKFNHVGLLAVEMFQTQDDEILVNEVAPRPHNSGHYSIEASYTSQFENHLRAILNLPLGNTDSKVAGVMVNLVGAEGFSGDVVYQNIETILGWNGVTPHIYGKKQTRPFRKMGHVTIVNEDMNEARRIAEDVKNTIKVISL; translated from the coding sequence ATGAATTATTTTTCTTCTGATTTTAAATTAGGAATATTAGGCGGTGGACAATTAGGCAAAATGCTTCTTTTTGACACACGAAAATTTGACATACAAACCTATGTTTTAGACCCAAGCGATGAAGCTCCAAGCAAAATCGCCTGTAATAAATTCTTTCAAGGTGACTTAATGGACTTTGAAACGGTTTACAATTTTGGAAAACAAGTAGATGTTCTAACTTTTGAAATCGAACTCGTGAACCTCGAGGCTCTTGAAAAATTAGAAAGTGAAGGTGTAAAAGTATATCCTTCGCCAAAAACCTTAAGAGGAATTCAGAATAAAGGAATCCAAAAAGATTTTTATTCTAAAAACAATATTCCGACTGCTCCTTTTGAAAGATTTGAAAATCTGGAAAGTCTTAAATCGAATGCTCAAAATCTAAAATTACCATTTGTTTGGAAATGCACAGAATTTGGATATGATGGAAATGGCGTAAAAGTGATTCGTCAAATTTCTGATTTAGATAATTTACCAAATGTAGAATGCATTGCAGAAACAATGGTGCCTTTCAAAAACGAATTGGCTGTTATTGTTTGTCGCAATCCATCGGGAGAAATAAAAACATATCCTGTTGTCGAAATGGAATTTCATCCTGAGGCAAACCAAGTTGAATATGTGATTTGTCCTGCTAGAATTGATGAGAAAGTAGCTCAAAAAGCAAGAGCAATTGCACTTAATGTTTCGGAGAAATTTAATCACGTAGGATTATTAGCTGTCGAAATGTTCCAAACTCAAGACGATGAAATCTTGGTAAACGAGGTTGCTCCTCGCCCACACAATTCTGGTCATTATTCTATCGAAGCTAGTTATACATCGCAATTCGAAAATCACTTACGCGCTATATTAAATCTTCCTTTAGGAAACACCGACAGCAAAGTTGCTGGAGTTATGGTGAACTTAGTTGGTGCCGAAGGTTTTTCTGGTGACGTAGTTTACCAAAACATCGAAACAATTTTAGGTTGGAATGGCGTTACACCTCATATATACGGTAAAAAACAAACTCGCCCTTTCCGAAAAATGGGTCACGTTACTATCGTAAATGAAGACATGAACGAAGCAAGACGAATTGCTGAAGATGTAAAGAATACTATTAAAGTAATTAGTCTTTAG
- a CDS encoding GbsR/MarR family transcriptional regulator, whose amino-acid sequence MEFKEAKNKFVQTWGALGSQWGINKTMAQIHALLMISNEAVSMEDVMEELQISRGNASMNLRALMDWGIVYKEYKAGERREFFTAEKDLDELAVKIARERSKREIKPALKILKEVSSIESKDSAEEKHFVDQTAKLYDFVLKADNMLDKMTEFNENWLGRLVLKIMK is encoded by the coding sequence ATGGAATTCAAAGAGGCAAAAAATAAATTCGTTCAAACATGGGGAGCTTTAGGTTCTCAATGGGGTATTAATAAAACCATGGCACAAATCCATGCTTTATTAATGATTTCAAACGAAGCTGTTTCTATGGAAGACGTTATGGAAGAATTACAAATTTCTCGTGGTAATGCCAGTATGAATTTACGAGCTCTGATGGATTGGGGAATTGTTTACAAAGAATACAAAGCGGGAGAACGTAGAGAATTTTTTACTGCCGAAAAAGATTTAGATGAACTAGCTGTAAAAATTGCTCGTGAAAGAAGTAAACGCGAAATTAAACCAGCACTTAAAATATTAAAAGAAGTATCCTCGATTGAATCAAAAGATTCAGCAGAAGAAAAACACTTTGTAGATCAAACCGCTAAATTGTATGATTTTGTTTTAAAGGCTGATAATATGTTAGATAAAATGACCGAATTTAATGAAAACTGGTTAGGCCGTTTGGTACTTAAAATAATGAAATAA
- a CDS encoding SRPBCC family protein, translating into MTTIHLVTRINASKKIVFDNSRDIDLHQKSASKTNEKAISGVTKGLINNNETVTWRGKHFGFYLTHKSRITAMSLYDYFVDEMEEGKFKSFKHEHFFEEVNGLTIMTDKLQYETPFWLLGKLFDILFLEKHLTHFLLERNKVLKTISEKGN; encoded by the coding sequence ATGACAACTATACATCTAGTCACAAGAATAAACGCATCGAAAAAAATTGTATTTGACAATTCACGAGATATCGATTTACACCAAAAATCAGCTTCTAAGACCAACGAAAAAGCAATTTCAGGTGTAACTAAAGGATTAATCAATAATAATGAAACGGTTACTTGGCGTGGTAAACATTTCGGTTTTTATTTAACTCATAAAAGCAGAATTACAGCAATGAGTCTTTATGATTATTTTGTTGATGAGATGGAAGAAGGAAAATTTAAATCATTTAAACATGAACATTTTTTTGAAGAAGTAAATGGACTTACAATTATGACTGATAAATTACAATATGAAACTCCTTTTTGGCTATTAGGAAAATTGTTTGACATTTTATTTTTAGAAAAACACCTAACTCATTTTCTATTAGAAAGAAATAAAGTTTTAAAAACCATTTCTGAAAAAGGTAACTAA
- the hpt gene encoding hypoxanthine phosphoribosyltransferase has product MIQLHDKQFVPFISAKEIDFAITKMVAQVQDDFGDEIPIFIGVLNGSFMVVADFLKKYKKHCEVSFIKMASYEGTETTHDVKQLIGLNQDLTGRSVVIIEDIVDTGNTVVELKEIFKQQNVKHLKIATLFFKPEAYKKDVKIDYIGIRIPNKFIVGYGLDYDGLGRNLSEVYQLAE; this is encoded by the coding sequence ATGATACAACTTCACGATAAACAATTTGTTCCGTTTATTTCTGCTAAAGAAATCGATTTTGCAATTACTAAAATGGTAGCCCAGGTACAGGATGATTTTGGAGATGAAATTCCAATTTTTATCGGTGTGCTTAACGGCTCTTTTATGGTTGTGGCAGATTTTTTGAAAAAATATAAAAAACACTGCGAGGTTTCATTTATAAAAATGGCTTCTTACGAAGGAACTGAAACAACTCATGACGTTAAGCAATTGATAGGGTTAAATCAAGATTTAACGGGAAGATCTGTTGTTATTATCGAAGATATTGTTGACACAGGGAATACTGTAGTTGAACTTAAAGAAATATTCAAGCAGCAAAATGTTAAGCATTTAAAAATAGCTACTTTATTCTTTAAGCCAGAGGCATATAAAAAAGATGTTAAAATTGATTATATCGGAATTCGAATTCCAAACAAATTTATTGTTGGTTACGGTTTAGATTACGATGGTTTGGGAAGAAATTTGTCTGAAGTATATCAATTAGCAGAATAA